DNA from Verrucomicrobiota bacterium:
GCCCGGCTTTCACGGAGTGCGTTGGGCAGGACTCGATTGGAGGGTCCTGGCACGTGAGGTGCTGTCGTGGAGCATGCGTTCATTCGGGGGGTCCGAATGTAGGCTTGCGTTAAAGCGTGGGAAACTAATGCGAACGCCGGAGGGGTCAGGGACGAGTCGGATTAAGTACGTTACGCGAGCATACGGCGAGGAAGTGGCCTTGGAGGGAGTGCCACTTCCTCGCTCTTTTTTCCCCGAGGGCGAAGGAAAACGCGGCCATGAAAAAGATCGAGGCGATCATCAAACCCTTTAAGTTGGAAGAAGTTAAGTCGGGGTTGGCTGAGCTGGGGATCCAAGGCATGACCGTCAGTGAGGTCCGAGGTTTCGGGCTTCGGGGAACCAACGCCCCCGTACAAACGTGGTCCGGAGCGAGCTGTTTTCTGCCGAAATTGAAACTTGAACTGATTGTAAGAAACGAATTGCTAGGGTCCGCCATTGCTGCAATAAAGCAGTGCGCGCGGACAGGCAGACAAGGGGACGGCAAAATTTTTGTGCAGGATCTCCTTGAAGTGATCCGGATCCGCACCGAGGAGCGCGGAGATCAGGCGATCTGAGAAGCCGTGCTTTTCCTGAAACTCGGCCAGACCGAACTTTAGAAGCAAAATGGAACATCTATGACCCCAGCGGAAGTTTCTCAGTTTATCAAAGATAAAGGTATCAGACTCATTGATTTCAAATTCGCGGATCTGCTTGGTACCTGGCAGCATTTCACCACGACGCTGACCGAGTACAATGAGGACATTTTCAACGATGGCCTCGGTTTTGATGGTTCCAGCATCCGTGGGTGGAGGGCCATTCACGCGAGTGACATGCTGGTCATCCCGGACCCCCAGACGGCCTGGATCGACATTTACAATACTGAGCCAACCCTCAGCTTTATCTGTACCATCAGGGACCCGATCACCCGCGAACCTTATGACCGCGACCCGCGAGGGGTAGCCGAAAAGGCTGAGGCGTACCTGAAGAGCACAGGGATTGCTGATACCGCGTTTTTCGGTCCCGAAGCGGAATTTTTTATCTTCGACGACGTCCGTTACGATTACACCGCAAACAGTTCGTTCCACTCGCTCGACAGTGTGGAAGGTATTTGGAACACTGCGCGCGAGGAGTTTCCCAACCTCGGCTACAAGATCCGGCATAAGGAAGGTTATTTCCCGGTGGGACCCGCCGACACGCTGCAGGATGTCCGCAACGAGATGTGCCTTGAGATGGAAAAGGCCGGGGTGCCGATCGAGCGGCAGCACCACGAGGTGGCAACGGCAGGTCAGGCGGAGATCGACATCCGTTTCGCGTCGCTCAAGCTCATGGGCGACCACATGA
Protein-coding regions in this window:
- a CDS encoding P-II family nitrogen regulator; this encodes MKKIEAIIKPFKLEEVKSGLAELGIQGMTVSEVRGFGLRGTNAPVQTWSGASCFLPKLKLELIVRNELLGSAIAAIKQCARTGRQGDGKIFVQDLLEVIRIRTEERGDQAI
- the glnA gene encoding type I glutamate--ammonia ligase, which codes for MTPAEVSQFIKDKGIRLIDFKFADLLGTWQHFTTTLTEYNEDIFNDGLGFDGSSIRGWRAIHASDMLVIPDPQTAWIDIYNTEPTLSFICTIRDPITREPYDRDPRGVAEKAEAYLKSTGIADTAFFGPEAEFFIFDDVRYDYTANSSFHSLDSVEGIWNTAREEFPNLGYKIRHKEGYFPVGPADTLQDVRNEMCLEMEKAGVPIERQHHEVATAGQAEIDIRFASLKLMGDHMMYYKYITKNVAKKYNKVVTFMPKPLFGDNGSGMHTHMSLWKDGKPLFAGDRYAGLSEMALFYIGGILKHAPALTAITNPTTNSYKRLVPGFEAPVNLAYSARNRSASIRIPTYSANPKAKRIEFRTPDPAANPYVAFSALLLAGLDGIQNRIDPGDPLDKNLYELPPEELAKVPSVPDSLLGAVEALEADHEFLLKGDVFNRDFIDNWIEMKTKEYDALRLRPHPYEFFMYFDL